Proteins co-encoded in one Streptomyces roseochromogenus subsp. oscitans DS 12.976 genomic window:
- a CDS encoding NUDIX hydrolase, which yields MARASETRGGAVTLSKEGLPDWLAAVVRAAETIEPLQLSRFLPPENGSGRQSAVLILFGEGERGPELLLMERAGSLRSHAGQPSFPGGALDPEDGDPHADGPLRAALREAEEETGLDPSGVQLFGVLPALYIPVSGFVVTPVLGWWRKPSPVGVVDPNETARVFTVPVADLTDPANRATTVHPSGHRGPGFLVESALVWGFTAGVIDRLLHFAGWERPWDRGKQVPLDWRS from the coding sequence ATGGCGAGGGCCAGTGAGACGCGGGGCGGCGCGGTGACGCTCAGCAAGGAGGGGCTGCCGGACTGGCTGGCGGCCGTGGTGCGGGCCGCCGAGACGATCGAGCCGCTCCAGCTGAGCCGCTTCCTGCCACCGGAGAACGGCTCGGGGCGGCAGTCGGCCGTGCTGATCCTGTTCGGCGAGGGCGAGCGCGGCCCCGAGCTGCTGCTGATGGAGCGTGCGGGCTCCCTGCGCTCGCATGCCGGGCAGCCGTCCTTCCCGGGCGGCGCGCTCGACCCCGAGGACGGCGACCCGCACGCGGACGGACCGCTCAGAGCCGCGCTGCGCGAGGCCGAGGAGGAGACCGGCCTCGATCCGTCCGGCGTCCAGCTCTTCGGCGTGCTGCCCGCGCTGTACATCCCGGTGAGCGGCTTCGTCGTCACGCCCGTGCTCGGCTGGTGGCGCAAGCCCAGCCCGGTCGGCGTCGTCGATCCGAACGAGACGGCCCGGGTCTTCACGGTCCCCGTGGCGGATCTCACGGACCCCGCCAACCGCGCCACCACCGTCCATCCCAGCGGACACCGAGGCCCGGGATTCCTGGTCGAATCGGCCCTGGTGTGGGGTTTCACGGCCGGGGTGATCGACCGCCTGCTGCACTTCGCGGGCTGGGAGCGCCCCTGGGACAGGGGGAAGCAGGTCCCACTCGACTGGCGGTCATGA
- a CDS encoding nucleotidyltransferase produces the protein MPEPPVPHGLDDQGFIAREGSLARVPAVFRPVVASARDRVLGLFGSRLHSAYLYGSIPRGTARVGQSDLDLLIALLDEPTDAGREAVRALGEAVDKEFPQIDGVGTLLYSRDRLLSELERYDLGWFVACMCTPLLGEDLAEYLPRYRPDSLLARETNGDLARWLPRWRERIAGAEDTEEARRPLVRFMSRHLVRTGFTLVMPRWNGWTSDLREMAEVFGAYYPERAVQMRTAAEYGYEPTDDPDILRSYVDDLGPWLADEYARVHGVKTPRPED, from the coding sequence ATGCCCGAACCCCCTGTCCCGCACGGCCTCGACGACCAGGGCTTCATCGCGCGCGAAGGCTCCCTCGCGCGCGTGCCCGCCGTTTTCCGCCCGGTCGTGGCCTCCGCGCGTGACCGGGTGCTGGGTCTCTTCGGGTCCCGGCTGCACAGCGCCTACCTCTACGGGTCGATCCCGCGTGGCACCGCGCGCGTGGGACAGAGCGACCTGGACCTGCTGATCGCGCTCCTGGACGAGCCGACCGACGCCGGCCGGGAGGCCGTACGCGCGCTCGGCGAGGCCGTCGACAAGGAGTTCCCGCAGATCGACGGCGTCGGCACGCTGCTCTACAGCCGGGACCGGCTGCTGAGCGAGCTGGAGCGGTACGACCTGGGCTGGTTCGTGGCCTGCATGTGCACCCCGCTGCTCGGCGAGGACCTCGCCGAGTATCTGCCGCGGTACCGCCCCGACTCCCTGCTCGCTCGCGAGACCAACGGCGACCTGGCGCGGTGGCTGCCCCGCTGGCGGGAGCGGATCGCGGGCGCGGAGGACACCGAGGAGGCCCGGCGGCCGCTTGTGCGCTTCATGTCCCGGCATCTGGTCCGCACCGGCTTCACCCTCGTCATGCCTCGCTGGAACGGCTGGACGAGCGATCTGCGCGAAATGGCCGAGGTGTTCGGCGCGTACTACCCGGAGCGGGCGGTTCAGATGCGTACGGCGGCGGAGTACGGCTACGAGCCCACCGATGACCCGGACATCCTGCGGTCGTACGTCGACGACCTGGGCCCCTGGCTCGCCGACGAGTACGCGCGCGTGCACGGCGTGAAGACACCGCGCCCGGAGGACTGA
- a CDS encoding Crp/Fnr family transcriptional regulator: MDDVLRRNPLFAALDDEQAAELRASMSEVTLARGDSLFHEGDPGDRLYVVTEGKVKLHRTSPDGRENMLAVVGPSELIGELSLFDPGPRTATATALTEVKLLGLGHGDLQPWLNARPEVAGALLRAVARRLRKTNDAMSDLVFSDVPGRVARALLDLSRRFGVQSEEGIHVVHDLTQEELAQLVGASRETVNKALADFAQRGWLRLEARAVILLDVERLAKRSR, encoded by the coding sequence GTGGACGACGTTCTGCGGCGCAACCCGCTCTTCGCGGCTCTCGACGACGAGCAGGCCGCGGAGCTTCGCGCCTCCATGAGCGAGGTGACCCTCGCACGCGGCGACTCCCTCTTCCACGAGGGCGACCCCGGGGACCGGCTGTATGTCGTCACCGAGGGCAAGGTCAAGCTGCATCGCACCTCCCCCGACGGCCGCGAGAACATGCTCGCCGTCGTCGGCCCCAGCGAGCTGATCGGCGAGCTTTCGCTCTTCGACCCCGGCCCGCGTACGGCCACCGCGACCGCGCTGACCGAGGTCAAGCTGCTCGGTCTCGGTCACGGCGACCTCCAGCCCTGGCTGAACGCCCGCCCCGAGGTGGCCGGCGCCTTGCTGCGCGCCGTCGCCCGCCGTCTGCGCAAGACCAACGACGCCATGTCCGACCTGGTCTTCTCCGACGTCCCCGGCCGTGTGGCGCGCGCCCTGCTGGACCTCTCGCGCCGCTTCGGCGTGCAGTCCGAGGAGGGCATCCACGTCGTCCACGACCTCACGCAGGAGGAGCTGGCCCAGCTGGTCGGCGCCTCGCGCGAGACCGTGAACAAGGCGCTGGCGGACTTCGCCCAGCGCGGGTGGCTCCGCCTGGAAGCGCGGGCCGTGATCCTGCTGGACGTGGAGAGGCTGGCGAAGCGGTCCCGCTGA
- a CDS encoding RNA polymerase sigma-70 factor: MAAEDAFTEHRPLLFTVAYEMLGSAADAEDVLQESYLRWREVDPAGVGHARAYLVRVVTRQALNHLRAAKSRREEYVGSWLPEPIRTAPEVGDDVVLAESVSMAMMLVLETLNPTERAVFVLHDVFGYTHGEIAAAVGKAEVTVRQIAHRARGHVHARRRRFEPDSAATGKIVERFMRSAADGDMQALMDLLAPDVVVISDGGGKVTAARRPVVGRDDVARFVLGVYRTSATTARIEPARYNGMPAARFLTGGALDWLVAFEIRDGRITGLYGMRNPDKLDRADVVRPLDRGALG; encoded by the coding sequence ATGGCCGCCGAGGATGCCTTCACCGAGCACCGCCCGCTGCTGTTCACCGTCGCCTACGAGATGCTGGGCAGCGCCGCCGACGCCGAGGACGTGCTGCAGGAGAGCTACCTGCGCTGGCGGGAGGTCGATCCGGCCGGCGTCGGGCACGCGCGCGCGTACCTGGTACGGGTGGTGACCCGGCAGGCGCTCAACCACCTGCGAGCGGCCAAGTCCCGGCGTGAGGAGTACGTCGGCTCGTGGCTGCCCGAGCCGATCCGCACCGCCCCTGAGGTCGGCGACGACGTGGTCCTGGCCGAGTCGGTGTCGATGGCCATGATGCTGGTCCTGGAGACGCTGAACCCGACCGAGCGCGCGGTGTTCGTGCTGCACGACGTGTTCGGCTACACCCACGGTGAGATCGCCGCCGCAGTCGGCAAGGCCGAGGTCACCGTCCGGCAGATCGCGCACCGCGCGCGTGGGCACGTCCACGCGCGCCGCCGCCGCTTCGAGCCCGACTCCGCTGCCACCGGGAAGATCGTCGAGCGGTTCATGCGGTCGGCGGCGGACGGGGACATGCAGGCGCTGATGGATCTGCTCGCACCCGACGTCGTGGTGATCTCCGACGGCGGCGGGAAGGTCACCGCCGCCCGTCGCCCGGTCGTCGGGCGCGACGACGTCGCCCGGTTCGTGCTCGGCGTGTACCGCACCAGCGCGACGACGGCCCGGATCGAACCCGCCCGCTACAACGGCATGCCCGCGGCCCGGTTCCTCACCGGCGGCGCGCTGGACTGGCTGGTGGCGTTCGAGATCCGCGACGGACGGATCACCGGCCTCTACGGCATGCGCAACCCCGACAAGCTGGACCGCGCCGACGTGGTGCGCCCACTCGACAGAGGAGCACTCGGCTGA
- a CDS encoding SRPBCC family protein produces the protein METMTVERVIDAPIDDVFAWLTTTTHYTASPLVLRCRLARHGEGAPYGVGAIRSHLWLIGWFRERISAYEPPYATEYVVERSVPPARHELGRMTFTETDAGTLVRWTTRAEIPLPLLGGFLTRFLARPVITRTFGNILEAAEKALTGPAATTPARRTPTTR, from the coding sequence ATGGAGACCATGACCGTGGAACGCGTCATCGACGCCCCGATCGACGACGTGTTCGCCTGGCTCACGACCACCACCCACTACACCGCCTCGCCCCTGGTGCTGCGCTGCCGGCTGGCCCGGCACGGCGAGGGCGCGCCCTACGGCGTCGGCGCGATCCGCAGCCACCTCTGGCTGATCGGCTGGTTCCGGGAGCGCATCAGCGCCTACGAACCGCCGTACGCCACGGAGTACGTCGTGGAGCGCAGCGTGCCGCCGGCCCGGCACGAGCTGGGCCGTATGACGTTCACCGAGACGGACGCCGGAACGCTCGTCCGCTGGACGACCCGGGCGGAGATCCCCCTCCCGCTGCTCGGCGGCTTTCTCACCCGGTTCCTGGCCCGCCCGGTCATCACCCGCACCTTCGGCAACATCCTGGAGGCGGCCGAGAAGGCGCTGACGGGTCCGGCCGCGACGACTCCGGCGAGGCGGACTCCGACGACCCGGTAG
- a CDS encoding alpha/beta hydrolase, with the protein MTAALGLVALAGPQAAPAAPVTGPAALHWSTCPAGSDAPRGTYCATLKVPLDHARPNGRQIKLTLSMAGDLHAPRTLVVNPGGPGEPGIGTAKLVWSSLPEDVGSAYNVVSFDPRGVGASTPVSCGDTSKLIKHPAAPYAPATAAQEQARRTVAREVAEQCSTHVKDLLPYITTENAARDMDRIRAAFHRDKLDYLGYSYGTRLGATYATLFPGHTGRMILDSVVDPAVTTYGSQYEQDPALQHRAGQFFAWAAEKDATYHLGGSQAKVSAAWDAVRTKLAAHPAAGRAGSAELDDLLASAMYTDQVWGDVAQAVSDYRRGNASTLLGATDQLALGGVDPAQLAYNCADDAWPRDWATWHRDTAAAAPKAPLFAWLNTWYSAPCAYWKAPTAKPVKIGSVKVPPVLLLQAKDDPATPVVGARRMQQALSGSRLVVAGGGNHGQYLFDGNTCMDRAGNGYLLTGKLPAENATCPASPAP; encoded by the coding sequence GTGACCGCCGCCCTCGGGCTCGTGGCCCTGGCCGGACCGCAGGCGGCGCCGGCCGCCCCGGTCACCGGCCCCGCGGCCCTGCACTGGTCCACCTGCCCCGCGGGCTCCGACGCGCCGCGCGGCACGTACTGCGCCACCCTCAAGGTGCCCCTCGACCACGCCAGGCCGAACGGCCGGCAGATCAAGCTCACCCTGTCGATGGCCGGCGATCTGCACGCCCCGCGCACCCTCGTGGTCAACCCCGGCGGGCCGGGCGAACCGGGCATCGGCACGGCCAAGTTGGTGTGGAGCTCGCTGCCCGAGGACGTCGGCTCGGCGTACAACGTGGTCAGCTTCGATCCGCGCGGCGTCGGCGCCAGCACCCCCGTCTCCTGTGGCGACACGAGCAAGCTGATCAAGCATCCGGCCGCGCCGTACGCGCCCGCGACCGCGGCTCAGGAGCAGGCGCGGCGCACGGTCGCCCGCGAGGTCGCCGAGCAGTGCTCCACGCATGTGAAGGACCTGCTGCCGTACATCACCACCGAGAACGCGGCCCGCGACATGGACCGGATCCGTGCCGCGTTCCACCGCGACAAGCTGGACTACCTCGGCTATTCGTACGGGACGCGGCTCGGCGCGACGTACGCGACGCTGTTCCCCGGGCACACCGGCCGCATGATTCTGGACAGCGTCGTCGATCCGGCGGTCACCACCTACGGCTCGCAGTACGAGCAGGATCCGGCGCTGCAGCACCGGGCCGGACAGTTCTTCGCCTGGGCGGCCGAGAAGGACGCGACCTACCACCTGGGCGGCAGCCAGGCGAAGGTGTCGGCCGCGTGGGACGCCGTCCGTACGAAGCTGGCCGCCCACCCCGCCGCAGGCCGCGCGGGCAGCGCCGAGCTGGACGATCTGCTGGCCTCCGCCATGTACACCGATCAGGTCTGGGGCGATGTGGCCCAGGCCGTCTCGGACTACCGGCGCGGGAATGCGAGCACGCTGCTCGGCGCGACCGACCAGCTGGCCCTCGGCGGCGTGGACCCGGCCCAGCTCGCCTACAACTGCGCGGACGACGCCTGGCCGCGCGACTGGGCGACCTGGCACCGGGACACGGCGGCGGCCGCCCCCAAGGCGCCCCTGTTCGCCTGGCTGAACACCTGGTACAGCGCGCCCTGCGCGTACTGGAAGGCCCCGACGGCCAAGCCCGTGAAGATCGGCTCGGTGAAGGTGCCGCCGGTCCTGCTGCTGCAGGCCAAGGACGACCCGGCGACCCCGGTCGTGGGCGCGCGGCGCATGCAGCAGGCGCTGTCCGGTTCCCGCCTCGTCGTAGCGGGCGGCGGCAACCACGGCCAGTACCTGTTCGACGGGAACACCTGCATGGACCGCGCCGGCAACGGCTACCTGCTCACGGGGAAGCTTCCGGCCGAGAACGCCACCTGCCCCGCGTCGCCTGCGCCGTAG
- a CDS encoding MBL fold metallo-hydrolase has product MTDASALPGQPRGQVLSGPATERAVNVLAPNASAMTLDGTNTWIVAEPGSEAAVVIDPGPLDDGHLATVVDMAEKAGKRIALTLLTHGHPDHAAGAARFAELTGTRVRALDPALRLGDEGLAAGDVITVGGLELRVVPTPGHTADSLCFHLPADRAVLTGDTILGRGTTVVAHPDGRLGDYLDSLRRLRSLTVDDGVHTVLPGHGPVLEDAQGAVEFYLAHRAHRLAQVETAVEDGYRSPAEVVAHVYADVDRSLWPAAELSVRAQLDYLSEHGLIQPM; this is encoded by the coding sequence ATGACCGACGCAAGCGCCCTGCCGGGCCAGCCCCGCGGCCAGGTGCTCTCCGGCCCCGCCACCGAACGGGCCGTCAACGTCCTCGCGCCCAACGCCTCCGCGATGACCCTGGACGGCACCAACACCTGGATCGTCGCCGAGCCCGGCTCCGAGGCCGCCGTGGTGATCGACCCGGGCCCGTTGGACGACGGCCATCTGGCCACTGTCGTGGACATGGCCGAGAAGGCCGGCAAGCGCATAGCCCTGACCCTGCTCACCCACGGCCACCCCGACCACGCCGCGGGCGCCGCCCGTTTCGCGGAACTGACCGGCACGCGCGTGCGTGCCCTCGACCCGGCCCTGCGCCTGGGCGACGAGGGCCTGGCCGCCGGGGACGTCATCACCGTCGGCGGCCTGGAGCTGAGGGTCGTGCCGACCCCCGGGCACACCGCGGACTCGCTGTGCTTCCATCTCCCGGCCGACCGGGCCGTGCTGACCGGCGACACCATCCTCGGGCGTGGTACGACGGTCGTGGCGCATCCCGACGGCCGTCTGGGCGACTATCTGGACTCGCTGCGGCGGCTGCGCTCGCTGACGGTCGACGACGGCGTGCACACGGTCCTGCCGGGGCACGGGCCGGTCCTGGAGGACGCCCAGGGCGCCGTCGAGTTCTACCTCGCCCACCGCGCCCACCGGCTCGCCCAGGTGGAGACGGCGGTCGAGGACGGCTACCGCAGCCCGGCCGAGGTCGTCGCCCACGTGTACGCCGACGTGGACCGCTCCCTGTGGCCGGCGGCGGAACTGTCCGTACGGGCCCAGCTGGACTATCTGAGCGAGCACGGGCTGATCCAGCCGATGTGA
- the nth gene encoding endonuclease III, translating into MKKTAPAKKAAAEKSAGKTAPAKKAASKKTVPAKKAAKKAAPAKTAGKAAKKAAPAKTAGKVAVKPPAQESPAALVRRARRINRELAEVYPYAHPELDFENPFELLVATVLSAQTTDLRVNQTTPALFAKYPTPEDLAAADPEEVEEILRPCGFFRAKTKSVMGLSKALAEDFGGEVPGKLEDLVKLPGVGRKTAFVVLGNAFGRPGITVDTHFQRLVRRWQWTDETDPDKIEAAVGALFPKTEWTDLSHHVVWHGRRICHARKPACGACPIAPLCPAYGEGETDPEKAKKLLKYEKGGFPGQRLKPPQAYLDAGGKPAPPLGAA; encoded by the coding sequence GTGAAGAAGACCGCGCCGGCCAAGAAGGCCGCCGCGGAGAAGTCGGCCGGCAAGACGGCGCCGGCCAAGAAGGCCGCCTCGAAGAAAACCGTGCCGGCCAAGAAGGCTGCGAAGAAGGCGGCGCCCGCGAAGACCGCCGGGAAGGCCGCGAAGAAGGCGGCGCCCGCGAAGACCGCCGGGAAGGTCGCCGTGAAGCCTCCGGCGCAGGAATCCCCTGCCGCCCTGGTCCGCCGCGCCCGCCGTATCAACCGCGAGCTCGCCGAGGTGTATCCGTACGCCCACCCGGAGCTGGACTTCGAGAACCCCTTCGAGCTGCTGGTAGCCACCGTGCTGTCGGCCCAGACCACCGACCTGCGCGTCAACCAGACGACCCCGGCGCTCTTCGCGAAGTACCCGACCCCCGAGGACCTGGCAGCCGCCGATCCGGAGGAGGTCGAGGAGATCCTGCGCCCCTGCGGGTTCTTCCGGGCCAAGACCAAGTCGGTCATGGGGCTCTCCAAGGCCCTGGCCGAGGACTTCGGCGGCGAGGTGCCGGGGAAGCTCGAAGACCTGGTAAAACTGCCGGGCGTCGGCCGCAAGACCGCCTTCGTCGTCCTCGGCAACGCCTTCGGCCGGCCCGGGATCACCGTGGACACCCACTTCCAGCGGCTGGTCCGGCGCTGGCAGTGGACCGACGAGACCGACCCCGACAAGATCGAGGCCGCCGTCGGCGCGCTGTTCCCGAAGACCGAGTGGACCGACCTGTCCCACCATGTGGTCTGGCACGGCCGCCGGATCTGCCACGCCCGCAAGCCCGCCTGCGGCGCCTGCCCCATCGCCCCGCTCTGCCCGGCCTACGGCGAGGGCGAGACCGACCCCGAGAAGGCCAAGAAGCTCCTGAAGTACGAGAAGGGCGGCTTCCCCGGCCAGCGGCTCAAGCCCCCGCAGGCCTATCTCGACGCGGGCGGCAAGCCGGCCCCGCCCCTGGGGGCCGCGTGA
- a CDS encoding NUDIX hydrolase: MANGQWYPPEWPDRIRALADGTLTPVSPRRAATVLLLKDTEPGPVVHMLRRRASMAFAGGAYAYPGGGVDPRDDDRLVRWAGPTREWWAERLGVDEPGAQAIVCAAVRETYEEAGVLLAGPDADSVVGDTTGDDWEADRSALVARELSFAEFLDLRGLVLRSDLLGAWTRWITPEFEARRYDTWFFVAALPQGQRTRNASTEADRTVWIRPAEAAAGYDKGDLLMMPPTIATLRQLTPYASAAEALTAAPGRDMTPVMAGARLVDGAIVLSWPGHDEFTKHIPTAETNAATNAATNAATNAATNAEADVPATAEPSARTTAETKGGGPA; encoded by the coding sequence ATGGCGAACGGTCAGTGGTATCCCCCGGAGTGGCCGGACCGCATCCGCGCGCTCGCGGACGGCACCCTCACCCCGGTGTCCCCGAGACGCGCGGCCACGGTCCTGCTCCTGAAGGACACCGAGCCCGGCCCGGTCGTCCACATGCTGCGCAGACGCGCCTCCATGGCCTTCGCCGGAGGCGCGTACGCGTATCCGGGGGGCGGTGTCGACCCGCGCGACGACGACCGTCTGGTGCGCTGGGCGGGCCCCACGCGCGAGTGGTGGGCCGAGCGGCTCGGCGTCGACGAGCCGGGCGCCCAGGCGATCGTCTGCGCGGCCGTACGGGAGACGTACGAGGAGGCGGGCGTGCTGCTCGCCGGGCCCGACGCGGACTCGGTCGTCGGCGACACCACCGGGGATGACTGGGAGGCGGACCGGTCCGCGCTGGTCGCGCGCGAGCTGTCCTTCGCCGAGTTCCTCGACCTGCGCGGCCTGGTGCTGCGCTCGGACCTGCTGGGCGCCTGGACCCGCTGGATCACCCCGGAGTTCGAGGCCCGCCGCTACGACACCTGGTTCTTCGTGGCCGCCCTGCCGCAGGGCCAGCGCACCCGGAACGCCTCCACGGAGGCCGACCGCACGGTGTGGATCCGCCCCGCCGAGGCCGCCGCGGGCTACGACAAGGGCGACCTGCTGATGATGCCGCCCACCATCGCCACGCTCCGCCAGCTGACTCCGTACGCCTCCGCGGCCGAGGCGCTCACGGCCGCACCCGGGCGCGACATGACCCCCGTGATGGCCGGTGCCCGCCTCGTGGACGGCGCGATCGTGCTGTCCTGGCCGGGACACGACGAGTTCACCAAGCACATCCCGACGGCCGAGACCAACGCCGCGACCAACGCCGCGACCAACGCCGCGACGAACGCCGCGACGAACGCCGAGGCGGACGTTCCGGCGACGGCCGAGCCGAGCGCGCGGACGACGGCCGAGACGAAGGGCGGAGGCCCCGCATGA
- a CDS encoding DUF4177 domain-containing protein, translating to MTKWEYATVPLLVHATKQILDTWGEDGWELVQVVPGPNNPEQLVAYLKREKQA from the coding sequence ATGACCAAGTGGGAATACGCAACCGTGCCGCTGCTCGTCCATGCCACGAAGCAGATTCTGGACACCTGGGGCGAGGACGGCTGGGAGCTCGTCCAGGTCGTGCCCGGGCCCAACAACCCCGAGCAGCTCGTGGCCTACCTGAAGCGGGAGAAGCAGGCATGA
- a CDS encoding ArsA family ATPase encodes MSRLQVVSGKGGTGKTTVAAALALALATEGKRTLLVEVEGRQGIAQLFETEALPYEERKIAVAPGGGEVYALAIDAELALLDYLQMFYKLGGAGRALKKLGAIDFATTVAPGIRDVLLTGKACEAVRRKDKKGRFAYDYVVMDAPPTGRITRFLNVNDEVAGLAKIGPIHNQAQAVMRVLKSPETAVHLVTLLEEMPVQETADGIAELHAARLPVGRVIVNMVRPQVLDAADLELVRTVERSSVAQALSAAGLGGARRGGNAEKLVDPLLRQASEYAERYALEQEQRAVLGELGLPLGELPLLAEGMDLAGLYELATELRKQGVS; translated from the coding sequence GTGAGCAGGCTCCAGGTCGTCAGCGGCAAGGGCGGGACCGGAAAGACGACGGTCGCCGCCGCACTGGCGCTGGCCCTCGCGACCGAGGGGAAGCGGACGCTTCTCGTGGAGGTCGAGGGCCGGCAGGGCATCGCCCAGCTCTTCGAGACGGAGGCGTTGCCGTATGAGGAGCGGAAGATCGCGGTCGCTCCCGGGGGCGGCGAGGTGTACGCCCTGGCCATAGACGCCGAACTGGCCCTTCTGGACTACCTCCAGATGTTCTACAAGCTCGGCGGCGCGGGCCGCGCCCTGAAGAAGCTCGGCGCGATCGACTTCGCCACCACCGTCGCACCCGGTATCAGGGACGTCCTGCTGACCGGCAAGGCGTGCGAAGCCGTGCGCCGCAAGGACAAGAAGGGGCGATTCGCCTATGACTACGTCGTCATGGACGCCCCGCCGACCGGCCGCATCACCCGCTTCTTGAATGTGAACGACGAGGTGGCGGGCCTCGCGAAGATCGGCCCCATACACAATCAGGCGCAGGCGGTGATGCGGGTGCTGAAGTCGCCGGAGACGGCGGTGCACCTGGTGACGCTGCTGGAGGAGATGCCGGTCCAGGAGACCGCCGACGGCATCGCCGAACTCCACGCCGCACGGCTTCCGGTGGGCCGGGTCATCGTGAACATGGTCCGGCCGCAGGTGTTGGACGCGGCCGACCTGGAACTCGTACGGACCGTGGAGCGTTCATCGGTTGCACAGGCGTTGTCGGCGGCCGGGCTGGGCGGGGCCCGGCGCGGCGGGAACGCGGAGAAGCTGGTGGATCCACTGCTGCGGCAAGCATCGGAGTACGCCGAGCGGTACGCGCTGGAGCAGGAGCAGCGCGCGGTCCTCGGCGAGCTGGGCCTCCCGCTGGGCGAACTGCCGCTGCTCGCCGAGGGCATGGACCTGGCGGGTTTGTACGAACTCGCCACCGAGCTGCGTAAGCAGGGGGTGTCATGA
- a CDS encoding RidA family protein: MSAVEAKLAELGLTLPEVVPPLAAYQPAVQSGVYVYTAGQLPMIEGKLPVTGKVGAEVTPEEAKDLARTCALNALAAVKSVAGDLDRIARVVKVVGFVASASDFTGQPGVVNGASELLGEVLGDKGVHARSAVGVAVLPLDAPVEVEIQVELAP; this comes from the coding sequence ATGAGCGCGGTCGAGGCCAAGCTGGCCGAACTGGGCCTGACCCTGCCGGAGGTCGTACCGCCGCTGGCCGCGTACCAGCCGGCCGTCCAGTCCGGCGTGTACGTCTACACCGCCGGCCAGCTGCCGATGATCGAGGGCAAGCTGCCGGTCACCGGCAAGGTGGGTGCCGAGGTCACGCCGGAGGAGGCCAAGGACCTGGCCCGCACCTGCGCGCTGAACGCGCTGGCCGCCGTGAAGTCCGTCGCCGGTGATCTGGACCGCATCGCGCGCGTGGTGAAGGTCGTCGGCTTCGTCGCCTCCGCGTCCGACTTCACCGGTCAGCCCGGTGTCGTCAACGGCGCCAGCGAACTGCTCGGCGAGGTCCTCGGCGACAAGGGCGTGCACGCCCGCAGCGCGGTCGGCGTCGCGGTGCTGCCGCTGGACGCGCCGGTCGAGGTCGAGATCCAGGTCGAGCTCGCACCGTGA
- a CDS encoding MarP family serine protease, which translates to MNVLDILLLVAAVWFAVVGYRQGFVVGILSVIGFLGGGLVAVYALPVIWDAVTDNADVGTTAAVVAVVVVIVCASVGQALTTHLGNKLRRYITWSPARALDATGGALVNVVAMLLVAWLIGSALAGTTLPTLGREVRGSKVLLGVSRALPAQADTWFADFSSVLAQNGFPQVFSPFANEPIKDVQPPDPALANSPVTLRAERSIVKVTGTAQSCGKVLEGTGFVFADRRVMTNAHVVGGVDSPTVQIGGEGRKYDAKVVLYDWKRDIAVLDVPGLKAHALRFSARDAAGGDGAIVAGFPENGSYDVRAARVRGRITANGPDIYHRGTVRRDVYSLYATVRQGNSGGPLLTPDGRVYGVVFAKSLDDAETGYALTADEIQPDIQQGRTANEQVGTDNCAL; encoded by the coding sequence GTGAACGTGCTGGACATCCTGTTGCTGGTCGCGGCCGTGTGGTTCGCGGTCGTCGGCTACCGCCAGGGCTTCGTCGTCGGCATCCTGTCGGTGATCGGGTTCCTGGGCGGCGGTCTTGTCGCCGTGTACGCGCTGCCCGTGATCTGGGACGCCGTGACCGACAACGCGGACGTCGGCACCACCGCCGCCGTGGTCGCCGTGGTCGTCGTCATCGTCTGTGCCTCCGTGGGCCAGGCCCTGACCACCCACCTCGGCAACAAGCTGCGCCGGTACATCACCTGGTCCCCGGCCCGCGCCCTGGACGCCACCGGCGGCGCTCTGGTCAACGTCGTCGCGATGCTCCTGGTGGCCTGGCTGATCGGCTCCGCCCTCGCGGGTACGACGCTGCCGACGCTCGGCAGGGAGGTCCGCGGCTCCAAGGTGCTCCTCGGCGTCTCCCGGGCGCTGCCCGCGCAGGCCGACACCTGGTTCGCCGACTTCTCCTCCGTCCTCGCGCAGAACGGCTTCCCGCAGGTCTTCAGCCCGTTCGCCAACGAGCCGATCAAGGACGTCCAGCCGCCCGACCCTGCGCTCGCGAACAGCCCGGTCACCCTGCGCGCCGAGCGCTCCATCGTCAAGGTGACCGGCACCGCGCAGAGCTGCGGCAAGGTCCTGGAGGGCACCGGCTTCGTCTTCGCCGACCGCCGGGTCATGACCAACGCGCATGTCGTCGGCGGCGTCGACTCGCCCACCGTCCAGATAGGCGGCGAGGGCCGCAAGTACGACGCCAAGGTCGTCCTGTACGACTGGAAGCGCGACATCGCCGTACTCGACGTGCCCGGTCTGAAGGCGCACGCCCTCAGGTTCTCCGCGCGGGACGCGGCCGGCGGGGACGGCGCGATCGTCGCGGGCTTCCCGGAGAACGGCTCGTACGACGTGCGTGCCGCCCGGGTGCGCGGGCGCATCACGGCGAACGGCCCGGACATCTACCACCGCGGCACCGTCCGCCGCGACGTCTACTCGCTGTACGCCACGGTCCGCCAGGGCAACTCGGGCGGCCCGTTGCTCACCCCCGACGGCCGGGTGTACGGCGTGGTGTTCGCCAAGTCCCTGGACGACGCTGAGACCGGCTACGCCCTCACGGCGGACGAGATCCAGCCCGACATCCAGCAGGGACGTACGGCGAACGAGCAGGTGGGTACGGACAACTGCGCCCTGTGA